In Raphanus sativus cultivar WK10039 chromosome 5, ASM80110v3, whole genome shotgun sequence, the following proteins share a genomic window:
- the LOC108863371 gene encoding uncharacterized protein LOC108863371, which translates to MVVKPTVALRGILVGGVAIFAKVAGAMKAAGGVKLGAAATAMTVAATAAVSGSKQDQKDDALKKKTPPSK; encoded by the coding sequence ATGGTGGTGAAACCAACGGTAGCTTTGAGAGGCATCCTGGTAGGTGGAGTGGCGATATTCGCCAAAGTTGCAGGCGCTATGAAGGCTGCTGGGGGTGTCAAGCTCGGTGCAGCTGCTACAGCCATGACCGTGGCTGCAACCGCAGCTGTGTCTGGATCTAAGCAAGATCAAAAGGATGATGCCCTCAAGAAGAAGACACCACCTTCTAAGTGA
- the LOC108863370 gene encoding LOB domain-containing protein 22, which translates to MPSNKPSSIFPLHHKQTTPLKPSSSTNTTNQACAACKYQRRKCAPDCLLAPYFPHDRHRQFLNAHKLFGVSNITKIIKDLSPPEKDAAMHTIMFQSDARANDPIEGCYSIIRRLQYEIEYNKNELDMVLHQLAVFRDRAHNHYHQEPHMQMQEPEDLSSSCDLNNNNSIPYSYPLHHVQEPNQQQQYSSSGNFNGLQEDMWCLQLQDSSTTVNMKGGFIDECGGVNKPVEDASNEFEHHDGFVDDSKLDLPSTQFIVSS; encoded by the coding sequence ATGCCCTCAAACAAACCATCTTCCATCTTCCCTTTACATCACAAACAAACAACACCATTAAAACCTTCAAGCAGTACCAATACCACAAACCAAGCATGCGCAGCATGCAAATACCAACGCAGGAAATGCGCTCCCGATTGTCTTCTCGCTCCTTATTTCCCTCACGACCGTCACCGACAATTCCTCAACGCGCATAAGCTCTTTGGTGTCAGCAACATCACCAAGATCATCAAAGACCTTAGCCCTCCTGAGAAAGACGCGGCTATGCATACAATCATGTTTCAGTCCGATGCTCGTGCCAATGATCCCATCGAAGGTTGCTATAGCATCATAAGAAGGCTTCAGTACGAGATCGAATATAATAAGAATGAATTGGACATGGTTCTTCATCAATTGGCTGTGTTTCGTGACCGTGCTCATAATCATTATCATCAAGAGCCGCATATGCAGATGCAAGAACCTGAGGATCTCTCGAGTTCTTGTGATCTAAACAACAATAACTCGATTCCTTACAGTTACCCGCTTCATCATGTCCAAGAACCaaaccaacaacaacaatattCTTCTTCGGGAAACTTCAATGGGTTACAAGAAGACATGTGGTGTCTTCAACTTCAAGATTCATCAACGACAGTGAATATGAAGGGTGGCTTCATTGATGAATGTGGGGGCGTTAATAAGCCTGTAGAAGACGCTTCTAACGAGTTCGAGCATCATGATGGTTTTGTTGACGACAGTAAACTCGACTTGCCTTCAACACAATTCATTGTTTCTTCTTAG